One stretch of Candidatus Rokuibacteriota bacterium DNA includes these proteins:
- a CDS encoding heavy-metal-associated domain-containing protein yields the protein MERLPGVKRAHVRLETEEARVVYDDAKQTPEKLAAAIDRLGFPASVLSVTAAPKPTLYVDGLTDLKTVRKVEQVLKAVKGVRGVTVDPRDGEVFVDYDRLTTSVRDLVAALEGAGFKARSGSP from the coding sequence TTGGAGAGGCTGCCGGGAGTCAAGCGAGCCCACGTGCGTCTGGAGACCGAGGAGGCGCGGGTCGTCTACGACGACGCCAAGCAGACACCCGAGAAGCTCGCTGCGGCGATCGACCGGCTCGGCTTTCCGGCCTCCGTCCTGTCGGTGACGGCGGCTCCCAAGCCCACGCTCTACGTTGACGGGCTCACGGACCTGAAGACAGTCCGGAAGGTGGAGCAGGTTTTGAAGGCCGTCAAAGGGGTCAGGGGCGTGACTGTGGATCCGAGGGACGGGGAGGTCTTCGTCGACTACGACCGCCTGACAACGAGCGTCAGAGACCTGGTGGCGGCGCTTGAGGGCGCAGGCTTCAAGGCTCGCTCCGGCTCACCCTGA